One part of the Rothia sp. ZJ932 genome encodes these proteins:
- a CDS encoding RNA polymerase-binding protein RbpA, with amino-acid sequence MSDRSLRGMRLGAQSMETEAGVEPAPRQRVEYRTPDGERVFVTFAQEAEIPATWMAKSGKEAYLVNGDSTQEETAEKPVRTHWDMLMERRSMEELEETLQKRLEVYRERHSL; translated from the coding sequence ATGAGCGATCGCAGCTTGCGCGGTATGCGCCTCGGTGCACAGTCCATGGAAACCGAAGCTGGTGTTGAACCGGCACCCCGCCAGCGCGTTGAGTACCGTACCCCCGATGGTGAACGTGTTTTTGTGACCTTTGCACAAGAAGCCGAAATCCCCGCGACGTGGATGGCTAAATCAGGTAAAGAAGCGTACCTGGTCAATGGTGATTCCACTCAGGAAGAAACCGCTGAAAAGCCCGTCCGTACCCACTGGGATATGCTCATGGAACGTCGTTCTATGGAAGAGCTTGAAGAAACCCTCCAGAAGCGTCTTGAGGTTTACCGCGAGCGTCATTCCCTCTAG